A single window of Nakaseomyces glabratus chromosome G, complete sequence DNA harbors:
- the NIT3 gene encoding putative hydrolase (CAGL0G01210g~Putative nitrilase; protein abundance increased in ace2 mutant cells), with translation MSYILKSKVKVALIQLVGSTPDKLANLKHAKALIDNAMQREPETKIVVLPECFNSPYDVTQFAKYSEVIEDPEAPSVNILKEIAKTHAITLIGGSIPERDPANDNIYNTCLIINEEGSIIAKHRKLHLFDIDIPNKITFKESITLTGGDKVTMVDTKYGKIGVGICYDLRFPEMAMIAARKGAFAMIYPGAFNTVTGPLHWQLLARARSVDNQIYTLLCSPARVPGSPYQAWGHSLCSDPSGKILCEADINEETLFIDLDPEVIETTRGGIPITTQRRFDVYPDVSSK, from the coding sequence ATGTCCTATATATTGAAATCAAAAGTTAAAGTTGCATTGATCCAGCTGGTGGGATCAACTCCAGATAAACTTGCGAATTTGAAACATGCCAAGGCATTGATTGATAATGCTATGCAAAGAGAGCCAGAAACTAAAATAGTTGTTCTACCTGAATGTTTCAATTCTCCTTATGATGTTACTCAGTTTGCTAAATACTCTGAGGTAATTGAGGATCCAGAAGCACCTTCagttaatattttgaaagaaattgccAAGACCCATGCCATCACATTGATTGGTGGCTCCATCCCAGAAAGAGATCCAGCAAATGACAATATATACAACACATGTTTAATTATAAATGAAGAGGGGTCTATTATTGCTAAGCACAGGAAGCTGCATTTATTTGACATTGATATTCCTAACAAGATTACCTTTAAGGAAAGTATCACATTAACAGGAGGTGATAAGGTTACTATGGTCGATACAAAGTATGGTAAAATTGGTGTTGGTATCTGTTATGATTTGAGATTCCCAGAAATGGCCATGATTGCTGCTAGAAAGGGGGCATTTGCTATGATTTATCCGGGTGCCTTCAACACTGTGACTGGTCCCCTACATTGGCAATTATTAGCAAGAGCCAGGTCAGTGGATAACCAGATTTATACATTACTATGTTCACCAGCTAGAGTTCCAGGAAGTCCATATCAGGCTTGGGGTCACTCTCTCTGCTCTGATCCATCTGGTAAAATTCTTTGTGAAGCTGATATCAATGAGGAAACATTATTCATCGATTTGGACCCGGAAGTTATAGAAACCACTAGAGGTGGTATTCCAATTACGACTCAAAGAAGGTTTGATGTTTATCCAGATGTTTCAAGTAAATGA
- the KEX1 gene encoding serine-type carboxypeptidase (CAGL0G01232g~Ortholog(s) have fungal-type vacuole localization) — MLHATVLPILLWLATLAYGFDRKEFLVDGNELPGFTKLKNTKHWTVPKMYAGHLPATRDNDTQYFFWKFENKKTKKNDETPLIIWLNGGPGCSSMAGALMEIGPFRLNKKAEVIKNDGSWHMRGSVLFLDQPVGTGFSYSKEDNEVSELDEVADNFMVFLQNYYATFPDDKDRELILAGESYAGQFIPYFTKAIIKFNEQQRDENSKINIKVMFIGNGWLDPKRQYLSYVPFSLEKGIIKKEDPAFKDILKQHETCQNYINSDHTGHSELSYPPCEAVLGKIISQDKTQCINVYKFDEYDSYPSCGLEWPVDTKFTKQFLTDKKVLAALHANDERSWIECRPDVKLENIKAKPAIELIPSLLESGIELILFNGNKDLICNTLGIDNVLKHLQWEGETGFTDEVQIFDWVYRDDLKSDKEKVAGTVKYERQLTLITIEDGSHMVSYDKALISRGILDMYYDDVLLVHRDGKDTLISSKDGDIDGYLEDDKSQDENKDNESEDESEDENDSDDESDGKEGDKQENKPDDSDDESDEEDDDEDEDDEDDDDDDDDDDGDDEDKKGDQNSHPSHGDMNGGLDNDLETGGEYYQDEDEEGSNFKAFFLILSLVSAFIIVAAFYISDYIKSRRHPILVDGDGRSRLNKSVTWASDIENGSFDIEDDDPEFGTEGMEDNMELEDVFSIDEEDEEQLEGVVPESTRKSKKGSKKKGKYFSVPNDDSAEDIELQDIERH; from the coding sequence ATGCTTCATGCTACTGTTTTACCCATCTTGCTATGGTTGGCAACATTAGCCTACGGGTTTGATAGGAAGGAGTTTTTAGTTGACGGCAATGAATTACCAGGTTTCacaaaattgaagaacacCAAACATTGGACTGTACCAAAAATGTATGCGGGGCATTTACCAGCTACTCGTGATAATGATACGCAATATTTCTTCTGGAAATtcgaaaacaaaaagacaaagaaaaatgatgaGACGCCATTGATTATATGGTTAAATGGAGGTCCTGGTTGTTCTTCTATGGCAGGTGCCCTGATGGAAATCGGGCCATTTAGATTGAATAAAAAGGCCGAggtaataaaaaatgatgGCTCATGGCATATGAGAGGATCtgtattatttttagaCCAACCAGTGGGTACAGGATTCTCGTATTCtaaagaagataatgaGGTCAGTGAACTAGATGAGGTCGCAGATAATTTCATGGTGTTCCTGCAAAACTATTATGCTACTTTTCCTGATGACAAAGATAGAGAGCTTATTTTAGCTGGTGAAAGCTATGCTGGCCAATTTATACCATATTTCACAAAAGctattatcaaatttaatgaGCAGCAAAGAGATGaaaactcaaaaataaatatcaaaGTTATGTTCATTGGTAATGGTTGGTTGGATCCAAAAAGACAATACCTTTCCTATGTTCCTTTCTCTTTGGAGAAAGGTATCATAAAGAAGGAGGATCCAGCATTTAAAGATATTTTAAAGCAGCATGAAACTTGCCAAAACTACATTAATAGCGATCATACTGGACACTCCGAACTCTCATATCCACCTTGTGAAGCTGTCTTGGGCAAAATTATTTCACAAGATAAAACGCAATGCATCAATGTTTATAAATTCGATGAGTACGATAGCTATCCATCATGTGGACTTGAATGGCCGGTTGACACAAAGTTCACCAAACAATTTTTGACGGATAAAAAGGTATTGGCTGCTCTACATGCAAATGACGAGAGGTCTTGGATTGAATGCAGGCCTGATGTGAAATTGGAAAATATCAAAGCAAAGCCCGCTATTGAACTAATTCCTTCTCTGTTGGAATCTGGAATAGAATTGATTCTTTTCAATGGTAACAAGGATTTGATCTGTAATACATTAGGTATCGATAATGTTTTAAAACACTTGCAGTGGGAAGGAGAAACCGGTTTCACAGATGAAGTTCAGATTTTTGATTGGGTTTATCGTGACGACTTAAAATCTGATAAGGAAAAGGTTGCAGGCACAGTTAAATATGAAAGACAATTAACTCTTATTACCATTGAAGATGGCTCTCATATGGTATCATATGACAAGGCACTAATCTCCAGAGGTATTTTAGATATGTACTATGATGATGTCTTACTTGTTCATCGGGATGGTAAAGATACATTGATATCCAGTAAGGACGGTGATATTGATGGTTATCTTGAGGATGATAAATCACAAGATGAAAACAAAGATAACGAGTCAGAAGACGAATCAGAAGACGAAAACGACTCAGATGATGAAAGCGACGGTAAAGAGGGAGATAAGCAAGAGAATAAGCCTGATGACAGTGATGACGAGAGtgatgaggaagatgacgatgaagatgaagatgatgaagatgatgatgatgatgatgatgacgacgaTGGTGACGATGAAGATAAGAAAGGTGACCAAAACTCCCACCCTTCTCATGGAGATATGAATGGGGGTTTAGATAATGACTTAGAGACAGGTGGTGAATATTAtcaagatgaagatgaagaaggttccaatttcaaagcttttttcttgattctTTCATTGGTTTCCGCATTTATAATTGTTGCCGCGTTTTACATTTCGGATTACATTAAAAGTCGCAGGCACCCAATTTTAGTTGATGGGGATGGTCGTTCCAGGTTAAATAAATCTGTTACATGGGCATCCGACATAGAAAATGGATCTTTTGATatagaagatgatgatcCTGAGTTTGGTACAGAGGGGATGGAAGATAATATGGAGTTAGAAGATGTTTTTTCAATcgatgaggaagatgaagaacaaTTGGAAGGAGTCGTCCCAGAATCAACAAGAAAGTCAAAGAAGGgatcaaaaaagaaaggaaaatacTTTAGTGTTCCTAACGATGACTCTGCGGAGGATATCGAACTTCAAGATATCGAAAGACACTAG
- the ARO8 gene encoding bifunctional 2-aminoadipate transaminase/aromatic-amino-acid:2-oxoglutarate transaminase (CAGL0G01254g~Putative aromatic aminotransferase I), protein MTLPESKDFTYFFSEETKARKPSPLKTCIQYFSDPNMIFLGGGLPMSAYFPWDNLAADTPLPPFTNGIGATITGSQEDTSKFSVKKESKVHEGDIPLARSLQYGKSMGQPELTDFLKEHTKMIHDMKYSDWDVVATTGNTNAWESTLRVFCNRGDVILAEAHSFSSSLASAEAQGIITFPVPIDAHGIIPEKLEALLDNWTEGAPKPKLLYTIPTGQNPTGSSLNAERKKEIYRIAQKHDFLIIEDEPYYFLQVGEYISDLSKRAEVAQKNANISHEDFLKSLALTFLSVDTDGRVIRMDSFSKVLAPGTRLGWITGSSKLLQAYLSLHEMTIQSPSGFSQSLVSGTLNRWGQKGYIDWLIGLRHEYTAKRDHCIDSLYKFIPKDNNKEGKPIFTINPPIAGMFFTVDMDASAHPEFATTYESDPTKVEEALYQKVIKSGVLVVPGIWFKADGETTPAQPASSKENPNPNQIFFRGTYAAVEPSKLDEGLKRLGQCLREEFQLA, encoded by the coding sequence ATGACTCTGCCAGAATCTAAAGATTTCACTTACTTCTTCTCTGAAGAAACCAAGGCTCGTAAGCCTTCTCCATTAAAGACATGCATTCAATACTTTTCTGATCCTAACATGATCTTTCTTGGTGGTGGTCTTCCAATGAGTGCTTACTTCCCTTGGGATAACTTGGCTGCTGATACACCATTGCCACCTTTCACCAATGGTATCGGTGCAACTATAACCGGCTCTCAAGAAGACACCTCAAAGTTTTCAGTCAAGAAGGAATCTAAAGTCCATGAAGGTGACATTCCTCTGGCTCGTTCCTTGCAATATGGTAAGAGTATGGGTCAACCAGAATTGACTGATTTCTTGAAGGAGCACACTAAGATGATTCACGATATGAAATACAGCGACTGGGATGTTGTTGCTACTACAGGTAACACCAACGCTTGGGAATCCACCTTAAGAGTCTTCTGTAACAGAGGCGATGTTATTCTTGCTGAAGCTCACtcattctcttcttctttagcTTCTGCAGAAGCCCAGGGTATCATTACTTTCCCAGTTCCTATCGATGCTCACGGTATTATTCCAGAAAAGCTAGAAGCATTGCTGGACAACTGGACCGAGGGTGCTCCAAAGCCAAAGCTATTGTATACCATTCCAACGGGCCAAAACCCAACAGGGTCTTCTTTGAATGCCGAAAGAAAGAAGGAGATTTACAGAATTGCTCAAAAGCATGACTTCTTGATTATAGAGGACGAACCATACTACTTCTTGCAAGTTGGTGAATATATCAGTGACCTAAGTAAGAGAGCTGAAGTTGCCCAAAAGAACGCAAACATTTCACATGAAGATTTCCTAAAGTCACTAGCTCTTACTTTCTTGTCTGTTGATACCGATGGTAGAGTCATCAGAATGGACTCTTTCTCCAAGGTTTTAGCTCCAGGTACTAGATTGGGTTGGATTACTGGTTCATCTAAACTACTCCAAGCATACTTAAGTCTACATGAAATGACTATTCAATCTCCATCCGGTTTCTCTCAATCTCTTGTGAGTGGTACTTTGAACCGTTGGGGCCAAAAGGGTTACATTGACTGGTTGATCGGTCTACGTCATGAATACACTGCCAAGCGTGACCATTGTATTGACTCCTTGTATAAATTCATTCCAAAGGATAACAACAAAGAAGGTAAACCAATTTTTACTATCAACCCACCAATTGCTGGTATGTTCTTTACTGTTGACATGGACGCTAGCGCCCATCCTGAATTTGCTACCACTTACGAATCAGATCCAACCAAGGTTGAAGAAGCATTATATCAAAAGGTTATCAAGTCTGGTGTCCTAGTCGTTCCAGGTATATGGTTCAAGGCCGATGGTGAAACTACACCAGCTCAACCAGCTTCATCAAAGGAAAACCCTAACCCAAACCAAATTTTCTTCAGAGGTACTTACGCTGCTGTTGAACCTTCTAAGCTGGACGAAGGTTTGAAGAGATTAGGCCAATGTCTACGTGAAGAATTTCAATTGGCATAA
- a CDS encoding uncharacterized protein (CAGL0G01276g~Ortholog of S. cerevisiae : YNL050C, C. albicans SC5314 : C1_08710W_A, C. dubliniensis CD36 : Cd36_08220, C. parapsilosis CDC317 : CPAR2_804440 and Candida tenuis NRRL Y-1498 : CANTEDRAFT_94168) — MSTKVVSRDELFNSEPSGDELPYEEGVHDDFDIVQVEQQEEANNKGAEDNGNDPEEYAFPLFSFGAGEEATKEDKPLMKVSLKVEEEELVQERPKSYYYQHLSEECKDALSSSALTYDDIFTEKNMRPYQGWKKFRGKVIDVADYNRIIDANKKMEIKNKKRRPGKKQRIAKALGSKRVKEREEKDKELKKQRKKMFHKRGGKKNKKKASTSAIPSKPKFRTE; from the exons ATGTCTACTAAAGt TGTGTCAAGAGATGAATTATTTAATTCAGAACCATCTGGAGACGAGCTGCCATATGAGGAAGGTGTACATGATGACTTTGATATAGTTCAAGTTGagcaacaagaagaagccaATAATAAAGGTGCTGAAGACAATGGTAATGATCCTGAAGAGTATGCGTTCCCATTATTTTCCTTTGGAGCTGGTGAAGAAGCTACAAAGGAAGATAAACCTCTTATGAAGGTTTCATTAAaggttgaagaagaggagcTAGTACAAGAACGGCCCAAAAGCTACTATTACCAACATCTCTCTGAGGAGTGTAAGGATGCCTTATCAAGTAGCGCATTAACCTATGATGACATCTttacagaaaaaaatatgcgCCCATATCAAGGATGGAAAAAATTTAGAGGAAAAGTGATCGATGTAGCAGATTACAACCGTATTATTGATGCCAATAAAAAGATGgaaataaagaataaaaagagAAGACCAGGGAAGAAACAACGTATAGCAAAGGCTTTAGGCAGTAAAAGGGTGAAAGAGCGTGAAGAAAAGGATAAGGAACTCAagaagcaaagaaaaaagatgTTTCACAAACGTGGTGGtaaaaagaataagaagaaagctAGCACTTCAGCTATACCGTCTAAGCCAAAATTTAGGACTGAATAG